One Malus domestica chromosome 11, GDT2T_hap1 genomic region harbors:
- the LOC103408048 gene encoding mitogen-activated protein kinase 19-like, translated as MMRPGHQNKELKEMDFFTEYGEANRYKILEVIGKGSYGVVCAAIDTHTGEKVAIKKIHSIFEHISDAIRILREVKLLRLLRHPDIVEIKRIMLPPSKREFKDIYVVFELMESDLHQVIKANDDLTREHQQFFLYQMLRALKYMHTANVYHRDLKPKNILANANCKLKVCDFGLARVAFNDTPTTIFWTDYVATRWYRAPELCGSFFSKYTPAIDIWSIGCIFAEVLTGKPLFPGKSVIHQLDLITDLLGTPPLETISGVRNEKARKYLMEMRRRPPVPFTQKFPKADPLALRLLQRLLAFDPKDRPTAEQALADPYFKGLAKVEREHSCQPISKMEFEFERRRVIKEDIRELIYREILEYHPQLLKDYMNGTEGTSFMYPSAIGQFRKQFAYLEENGGKTGSVVPPERKHVSLPRSTVHSSTIPPNAQPNLLSYENRQTEEASSSFRVTDASGNAPKVSRPPPRVPTAKPGRVVGPVLPYENGRNVKETYDPRTFSRNAVPPQSVTPHCFRTHTANQDKAGAEMRRDESHAKLQPQPEQRNLAGKPSPGMAIEVNMNPYYPPPTKVDQLNSIDSKLLQAQSQFGPVGAAAVAVAAHRNAGAVQYGLS; from the exons atgatgcgtCCTGGTCACCAAAACAAG GAGCTGAAAGAGATGGACTTTTTCACCGAATATGGTGAAGCTAATAGATATAAGATTCTTGAAGTCATAGGGAAAGGAAGTTATGGGGTTGTTTGTGCAGCTATTGACACACATACTGGGGAGAAAGTTGCGATAAAGAAAATACATAGTATCTTTGAGCACATCTCCGATGCTATTAGGATCTTGCGTGAAGTTAAGTTGCTTAGACTTTTAAGACATCCTGATATTGTCGAAATTAAGCGCATAATGTTGCCACCTTCAAAGAGGGAGTTCAAAgatatttatgttgtttttgagCTCATGGAGTCTGATCTTCACCAAGTTATCAAGGCTAATGATGACTTGACCCGCGAACACCAGCAATTCTTTCTTTACCAGATGCTACGTGCTTTGAAATATATGCATACAG CCAATGTGTATCATAGAGATCTTAAGCCAAAAAATATACTGGCAAATGCAAATTGCAAGCTTAAAGTTTGTGATTTCGGACTAGCAAGAGTTGCCTTTAATGATACTCCAACAACAATATTTTGGACA GACTACGTGGCAACACGGTGGTATAGAGCTCCAGAACTATGTGGGTCATTCTTTTCCAAG TACACTCCTGCAATTGATATATGGAGTATTGGCTGCATCTTTGCGGAGGTATTGACAGGGAAGCCATTGTTTCCTGGTAAAAGTGTCATTCATCAATTAGATTTGATCACTGATCTCCTTGGAACACCTCCGCTAGAGACCATCTCTGGA GTTAGAAATGAGAAGGCAAGGAAATACTTGATGGAAATGCGGAGAAGACCTCCCGTGCCATTTACACAAAAATTTCCCAAGGCAGATCCTCTAGCACTCCGCCTATTACAAAGGCTATTGGCTTTTGACCCAAAGGACAGACCAACTGCCGAGCAG GCACTAGCTGATCCTTACTTCAAGGGCCTAGCCAAAGTTGAGAGAGAACACTCTTGTCAGCCTATTTCAAAGatggaatttgaatttgaaaggcGAAGGGTCATAAAAGAGGACATAAGAGAACTAATTTACCGGGAAATACTAGAATACCATCCTCAGCTACTTAAGGACTACATGAATGGAACTGAAGGCACAAGTTTTATGTATCCAAG TGCTATAGGCCAATTCAGAAAGCAGTTTGCTTATCTTGAGGAAAATGGTGGGAAAACTGGATCGGTTGTTCCTCCAGAGAGGAAGCATGTCTCCCTTCCACG ATCCACCGTTCACTCGAGTACAATCCCCCCTAATGCACAGCCAAATTTGCTATCATATGAGAACCGGCAGACAGAGGAGGCTTCCAGCAGTTTTAGAGTAACAGACGCTTCTGGAAATGCACCAAAGGTTTCACGGCCGCCGCCGAGGGTGCCAACAG CAAAACCTGGGCGAGTTGTTGGACCAGTTCTTCCATATGAGAATGGCAGAAATGTGAAGGAAACCTATGATCCAAGGACATTCTCTAGAAACGCAGTTCCTCCTCAGTCTGTCACTCCACACTGCTTCAGAACTCATACTGCCAATCAAGACAAGGCTGGAGCGGAGATGCGGAGGGATGAATCACATGCTAAACTGCAACCCCAGCCCGAACAGCGCAACTTAGCAGGAAAACCTTCACCGGGCATGGCCATTGAAGTCAACATGAACCCATACTACCCACCACCCACCAAAGTAGATCAATTAAACTCGATAGATTCCAAATTACTGCAGGCGCAATCTCAGTTTGGTCCTGTAGGTGCTGCAGCCGTAGCTGTAGCTGCTCACCGGAACGCTGGAGCTGTTCAGTATGGATTGTCTTAA